The DNA sequence ATGGGTACACTTAAATAGGCTTTTTTCTTTTCGGCGGAGGTAGCCCACCGGGCATTGCCATGCTGGCCGTCTCCCACCGTGGTGGAGGCGATGTTGAGTGTGCGGATATTGATGGCCAGAAAGGCGATCCCTGCCGCCACAATGCACTTGGCATACCATAAAAAAGGCAGACACTGCACAACCGTGACAAGGCTGAACTTCCGAAGGATCTCCGAAAGAGAGAATATGATGGTGAAAAGGAAATACACTCCTATAAAACAGAAAATAAATACGATGGTTTTGAAGCGATTAATGGACTTCATAATTAATCCTCCTGCTAAAAAGATAAAAGCGTCAGCTGCTTTCACAGTTGACGCTTAAAAATTTGATCTGTTTTTTATCTGTCGAATTCCATAGTAGGGCCAGATCTCCGGGGCTTTGGTTTCGGCGCTGGATGGAGCATCTGTTCTATCCGATCCCCTAAGCGCTGATTTGTCTCAAGGAGACTTTGATTCTCCCTGTTAAGTGTTTGGTTCTGATTCCTTGAATCATTCAGCTTTTCAGTCAATTGTTCATTTTGCTGCTTGAGTCTATCAATTTCTTCGGCTTTACTTTGATTTTCCTGATTGACACGCAAAAACTCCTCGTGCAAGCCTTTGATAGAATCCACGCTATTGGTAACCAACGCATCCAGACTCTTTTGCTTTTCGGATAGAGCCTCATACCGCATTTGCTGTTTTGCTTTTTCTTCAAGCGTATAATCATACACTTTCTGAGCAGTGTTTTTTGCTTCCTGTGTTACCGCTACTATTCGGTCAAAGGTGCGAATCGACTGATCCTGCTTGACCTGCAAAACATCAAGCTTATCGCCCAGTCCCCCATGTTCTCTGGAAAGGCGATCATGATCTTTGCAAAGAGAATCACCCGAAGAAGAAAGGTTTGATTTAAGATTCTCTATCTTTTCCAGAATAGTTTTGGTTTTACCAAAGTATGCAAAATAGGAGCCAACTAAGGCGACTACGCCAGTGATAACCGCTGCAACAATCGTTTCCATCCACCACACCTCTGAATACAGAAAATTCAGCATAATACTCACTCCATTCTATCTAAATTTGAAGGGCAGGTCAATCTTTACTGCTATTTTCTGTTAGCTTTATTCTTTCGGTTCTTAAAAGTTGGCTCCGGCTCCTGTCTCTTGGCTGTTGACATCCCTCCTAATCCATATCCAGCATAAAATTTGCATTTATATTCCGCTGGGCCTCCTGCTGCTGCCGGAAAGGGACTGTTTCCTCTGTTGGTATGCGGGCAATCTCTGTTTGCAGACCCCTCACAGTAAAATGAAAGGCTTTTTGTATCCTATTGAAGCTACCCTCCAAGCTGTAGTTTGTTTGATCGATCCGTTGGTAACACTGGGTTATGGTTTGTTGATGTTCTTCCCCGGCAGGGAGGCCCAATTGATGCAGAAGCATGACAGAAAGGCCCTCAGCTTCAAACTCTTTTACTGTTGTGGGTTGGGTGCTGGTCTTGTTCATCAGGCCAAGGGACAGCTCGTGACATAGTGCCGATAGCTTGCGGATGTCCTTTAGCTGATTGGACAGCGTAATCTCATTGGTGCCGGGGTTATAATATCCTCCAAGGCCAACGGAATGAGCATCGGCAAAGCCAACCCTAAACTGGGACTTTTCTGCAAATATTCGCAGGCTGTCAAAAAGCTGCCGATGATCAAAATTTTGGTACCCTCTGCTGTAAAATCGGGGGTAATCATCAGGGGGGCAGGTAGTCTGGGAGATGTCAAAGACACGACCCAGTCGATAGGTGATCGTATCCTTAGTTAGAATATTCCCGATAGCGATATCTCGTTTTTCCTGATCGGTTGCATTGCTAATGCCTACACGGTCGCCGTCTGGCCGTACAAAGCTCTTGGAAATAACGGGTGCCCATATGTAAAGTCCCTTTTCGCTTCTCTTAACTGAATACCCCTGTTTGCGCCATTCCTGCTGGCTGGCCACGTGGGTGGCATAGCGATTTTGAACATGAATGGACATTGTATTTTTAAAGGTGTACCGATTAAAGTTAGCTTGGTACCATATCAGTTCTGGAATGATTTCTGGATCTCTTTGATAAGCTTCAATAGTATCTTCAACCACATTTCTTAAATCTTCAAATTTCATTTTTCTTTCCTCCGAAAAAGAAAAGAAGCCGCCAAAAGGCAGCCTCTTTAGAGTTTTAAAAAAGCCATTGCATAATTGAACTGCCCCCAAAGCGGTAGACACAAAATAACGAGCCATATCGTAGAATATCATTAAATTATGCAAGCTGACATCGTTTTTCGTATGGTGTCAGCTTTGATTTTGTTTGAATGCGCTCATAATTATAAAAAGAAATATAATCGGTAATCAGATTCTTTGCTTGCTCAATCGTTTGTGGTCTTTCTCTGTAAATACATTCTGATTTCAAAATTCCAAAGAAATTTTCAGCTGGGGCATTATCAAGCGGGGTTCCTGCTCTTGACATAGACGGCAGAATCGAATATTCTTTAGCCAGGTTAAGATACCCGAGAGAAGTGTATTGAAACCCTTGGTCGCTGTGGAGAATCAGTCCGTCAGCGACCTCTCTTTTTGCCTGCCTGATGGTACGAAAAACAAGCTGCATATCTTGACTGGTAGCCATATCAAAAGCAACAATGTAATTGTCATAAAGGTCTTTGATCATAGACAGATACAAGATACCCTGTTTTGTGAATATGTAAGAAATGTCCGTTACCCATTTCTGGTTTGGCTTATTAGCAACAAAATCTCTGTTCAATTTGTTTTCGTAAGGTTCTAGTTGTCGATGTCGATGATAATACGGCCTTGGCCGACGAATCTGAGCCAGAAGATTGTATTTGTTCATCAACCTCAAAACGGTTTTATGGTTAATTACCAGCCCCATTTCCCTGAGCAACCAGATTTTCACCCGACGATACCCATAAGTATATTTGCTTTTTTCTTGACATTCTTTAATCAGCTTACCAACCGTTTCATCTTTATCCAAATCTGGGAGATGACTCCATTTGTAATAGCCGCTGCGAGATACATCGAAAAACTGACACATTGATTTGATCGAATATTGATTCATGTGTTTTTCAATGACCGCATATTTGACTGCGGCCTTGACTTTCTCCCAGCGGCTTGCAGAAAAGAACGCATTAGCTCATTTTCCATCTTTAATTGCTTGTTTTCTGCTCTTAATTCATCAAGGGTTGTTAATGGCCTGGTTCTTGGCCGTCCTCGCTTGTGTGGTATCTTCAAAGTTTTATCGCTTTGTTCCCGTCTCCAGCTCTGAACTGCGTATCGGCTTATTCCACTTTCTCGGCAAAATCCTCTTAAGCTGATTTCACCTGCATCAATCTTATTTAGTATCTCCTCTTTGATTTTGGGGCTGTAATGTTTCATTCCCTTTTTCCCTGCCATAAAATTTGCCTCCTATCGTAGATTCTATTCTACGATAGGAGGCTCTTTTACTCAATGTCCATTTTTCGGGGTTCTGTTCAAATGCATTGGCTTTTTTAATTAAGTATTGACCTAATTAAAATCCTCTGATACAATTTGATTAGATCATCACCTAATCAAATGGCAGGAGAGGTTGCAAGTGAATAGAACAATAGTATTAAAGTCAATTGCCGATGAAACCCGAATGAAAATCTTAACGTTGCTTTTACAGCATAATTATTGTGTCCGCGCCTTGGCTAATAAGCTGGAACTGACAGAAGCAACCATATCCCAGCACCTGAAAGTCCTGAGAGAAGCGGGATTGCTTGTGGGAGAAAAGCGTGGTTACTTTATGCACTACGATGTTGAACGCTCTGTTTTACATGAGCTAGCCAGCGAGATCGAAGCATTGGCAGCCGTTGAACGTGAATCTTGTACCCCACAAAAGGGCGGATGTAATCCCTCTGAAAATGCAAGGTGTCATGTTAAAAGTGAGTGTGGCGATGACACCAAAGAATTTTGTCATGGTATAAAAAACAGTGAGGGAGAGAAACATCATGGGGATTGTCAATGTCACAAATCTTAAAAAGACATATGGTGATTTTGTAGCGGTAAATGATATCTCATTTGATATTCAGCAAGGGGAGATATTTGGCTTTTTAGGGCCGAACGGAGCAGGTAAAACATCTACCATTAATATGATAATAGGCCTTTCCCACCCCACCGCTGGCAGCATTACTATCGACGGTATTGATGCAAGGAAGCATACAAAAAAAGCGCAAGCCATTATGGGTATTGTGCCTGATGACAGCAACCTTTACGGTGAGATGGATGGCTTTGACAATCTCTGCTTTTGCGCTGCCCTGTATGGGATGGGTAAGGATGAACGAGAATCAAAAGCAAGGCAGCTATTAGAACAATTTCGATTAAACGAAGCCGGAAATCGACCATTCAGAGCATACTCCAAAGGAATGCGCCGTAAACTCACCATAGCTGCGGCTATCATTCATTGCCCACGGATTCTGTTTTTAGATGAACCGACAACAGGTATTGACGTAGAAAGCGCAAGGCAAATTCGTGAAATGATTCTTGAACTTAAAAAGCAGGGCACAACCGTGTTTATCACTACCCACTACATTGAAGATGCTGAGCGTATTTGCGACCGAATCGCTTTTATTGTGAATGGAAAAATCGCAACTATCGGTACTGTCAAAGAACTGATGGAAAGGGTGTCTCATGGCCACGCTATTCAGCTTGCAACTGACGAAGATGTAGGCTATCTTGCTGTTGATTTACAAAATCGTTTTAAAGGAAGTAAGGTTGAAATCAGTGCAGATCATTCTCTGATTATGGTATCGGAGCAACGCATTCCATTGCTGCCAGTTATGGAATACTTTGACGGTAAAGGTATTGCTGTATACGAAGCAAAAGAGCGTTGCCCCTCTCTGGAAGATGTGTTTGTAAAGATAACAGGTATAAAATCTTCCATGCTGAAAAAAGAAAAGGAAAAACGGGGTGGTGTACAATGAAAACTTGGATTGCATTTTGGAACATTCTCAAAAAAGACATCAAAAACTACTACCTGAAACCACCCAATATCAGTTGGGGTATAATTTTCCCTTTATCGTGGACAATGATGCAGTTTATTCGTTCACCAGACGGTAGTATGCTGGAGCTGTTGCCCGGCCTGATTTCCATGAGCATTCTCTTTGGAACGACTTCAATGCTCGCCGTTACAATCACCTTTGAACGCACCGGCAGGTCTTTTGATCGTCTGCTGCTTGCACCAATTAGTCTGAATGTGATGGTTCTAGCAAAAATTATGGGTGCTATACTGTTTGGTATCTTCAACGCTTTTGTTCCGGTTATTTTCGCCTCTTTCTTTGTGAACCTAAGCATCATTCATTGGGGGATTGCTTTGCCAGCAATAGTGATGATTGCCATGACATCCACGCTAATGGGTCTATTGATCGCTGTATCAGCTAAACAAGTTTTTGAAGCACAGACCTACTCAAACTTCTTTAGGTTTCCAATGCTGTTTCTGTGTGGGTTGTTTGTTCCTCTATCCAGTTTACCAATGTTTTTGCGGCCGGTGTCATATTGTTTACCACTTACCTATGGAACCGACATTCTGAACAGTGTGATTACTGGTTCCAATATTCTCAACCCCATATTGTGTTTTGGAATATTACTGGCTTTTTCGGTGGCACTGTTCATGATTAGCCGTTACAACATTAACCACAAGTGGATTGTGTAAATTAGCTTTGGAGTTACGAGTGATATTGTGATTAATCATAGTCAGGTTTTAAGAAACAATGTTAAAATTGCTTGGATAGGTTTGTTCCATCCGCTCATCTATAATGGGATTAGATGATGATATGGCCATCTTCGGCCAGTTGGATATATGGAGCATGGGAAAAGGTGTTGGCGCTGACATGTGTCAGTGATGGGACTGTGTTCTCATTGATATACGCAAGCTGCTGGCCTTCAACGATAG is a window from the Oscillospiraceae bacterium MB08-C2-2 genome containing:
- a CDS encoding IS3 family transposase yields the protein MNQYSIKSMCQFFDVSRSGYYKWSHLPDLDKDETVGKLIKECQEKSKYTYGYRRVKIWLLREMGLVINHKTVLRLMNKYNLLAQIRRPRPYYHRHRQLEPYENKLNRDFVANKPNQKWVTDISYIFTKQGILYLSMIKDLYDNYIVAFDMATSQDMQLVFRTIRQAKREVADGLILHSDQGFQYTSLGYLNLAKEYSILPSMSRAGTPLDNAPAENFFGILKSECIYRERPQTIEQAKNLITDYISFYNYERIQTKSKLTPYEKRCQLA
- a CDS encoding transposase, yielding MAGKKGMKHYSPKIKEEILNKIDAGEISLRGFCRESGISRYAVQSWRREQSDKTLKIPHKRGRPRTRPLTTLDELRAENKQLKMENELMRSFLQAAGRKSRPQSNMRSLKNT
- a CDS encoding metalloregulator ArsR/SmtB family transcription factor, whose protein sequence is MNRTIVLKSIADETRMKILTLLLQHNYCVRALANKLELTEATISQHLKVLREAGLLVGEKRGYFMHYDVERSVLHELASEIEALAAVERESCTPQKGGCNPSENARCHVKSECGDDTKEFCHGIKNSEGEKHHGDCQCHKS
- a CDS encoding ABC transporter ATP-binding protein; protein product: MGIVNVTNLKKTYGDFVAVNDISFDIQQGEIFGFLGPNGAGKTSTINMIIGLSHPTAGSITIDGIDARKHTKKAQAIMGIVPDDSNLYGEMDGFDNLCFCAALYGMGKDERESKARQLLEQFRLNEAGNRPFRAYSKGMRRKLTIAAAIIHCPRILFLDEPTTGIDVESARQIREMILELKKQGTTVFITTHYIEDAERICDRIAFIVNGKIATIGTVKELMERVSHGHAIQLATDEDVGYLAVDLQNRFKGSKVEISADHSLIMVSEQRIPLLPVMEYFDGKGIAVYEAKERCPSLEDVFVKITGIKSSMLKKEKEKRGGVQ
- a CDS encoding ABC transporter permease; this translates as MKTWIAFWNILKKDIKNYYLKPPNISWGIIFPLSWTMMQFIRSPDGSMLELLPGLISMSILFGTTSMLAVTITFERTGRSFDRLLLAPISLNVMVLAKIMGAILFGIFNAFVPVIFASFFVNLSIIHWGIALPAIVMIAMTSTLMGLLIAVSAKQVFEAQTYSNFFRFPMLFLCGLFVPLSSLPMFLRPVSYCLPLTYGTDILNSVITGSNILNPILCFGILLAFSVALFMISRYNINHKWIV